CATCGCGCTCGAAGACTTTTTTCAACTTCGTGAAAAAGGCGTGTGAAGGGCTGTTGACAGGTCATCGATGCTCGCCTAGTTGGCCGTCACCCAAGCGGTGCAGCCCAAGAAAAACGCGGGTGTAGCTCAGTTGGTTAGAGTGCCGGCCTGTCACGCCGGAGGTCGCGGGTTCGAGCCCCGTCACTCGCGCCACTTGGATCTCCCTTAAGGGAAAAAGAAAAAGCCCCGGCAGTTTGCCGGGGCTTTTTGCTATGTATCACGACCGGAAAAAACGGGTGTTATTTGCCCGGTGGAATCCGCCAGCTGCCGGTTTCCATCCACACCAGAAAACGCTTCAGCGGCAGCAGCCAGATCGTCCCCAGAACGATATAGATCACGGTCTGCACCAGCACTGGCCAGGCGGCGATCTGATCCACTGCCTTGGCGACCAGCAGGATATAGACGGTCAGGCAGATCAGCAGGCCAAGAATGCCGAAGGGAATACGGAGGGTTGGTTTGTCGCGCATGGTATTCCTAATATGGGCCGTAGAGCCGTGTTGGCGTGATAATCGCCGTCATATGGCGGTCATGTGGCTCCAGCGGTAATTCATCGTTCAATTGGCAATCCCAGGCAAGGCCGATCGCGATCGTGCCGGGGTGCGCTTCAAGCCAGCGATCGTAGTGCCCACCACCCTGACCGAGCCTGTGCCCGTCAGCCGTGAATCCGAGCAGCGGAACGAAAAGGACATCAGGTGTAATCGCAAGGGCCGATTCGGGCGGTTGCGCCATGCCGTAAGGGCCCTGAACAAGGTCGCTCTCATCAAAAGGATCGGCAAATTCAGCGAATCCCATGGGTTCATTGCGCGCGGAAAACCGGGGCAGGGCGATTCTGTGTCCCGCCTCCTGGAAGAAGCGGGCGTAGGCCGCAGCAGGCGCTTCGTTGGGTGTGGCGCGGTACAGGCCGATTTGCGCGCCTTCGGGGATAAGGTCCACAATGGGTCGCGGCGGGCGGTGAAACAGGAGCGCCCGTGTCCCGCTGGGCAGGGCCGCCACGTGCGCGCGCCGCCGGTTGCGGAAGATTTGTCTGAGAGCGTCCTTTGAGATTTCCGCCACTGTATAGAGCCCCTGCGCGCGACGAAGGGGCCAGGACCCTCGCGGTGATGCATGTTACGCCGCCGCAAGTCAGGAGACCATGGCCTGACGGTGCGGCGCGCTGGAAGGTGACGGGAACCACCATGGGTCGGTTGCCGGGAAATCCTCTGACGCCTCAACGTCAGGTGGGAGCCATGTACGTCGGACCAGGGTCCGGGCAGGGACAGCCCCCTTGGATTGCTTATAGCCTCAGGGATATTCTCTAACGGCTCGTACCGGGCAGTCCCCGTCGGGCACTTATCTAGGGTGCGCGAGCGGCGCTCTCAAGTGTTCTCCACCCGCGTGGCGAGATTTTCTATCCGTTGAGCAATCTGTTCCAGCGCCGGGGCCAATTCGGCGAGAGACGGGCCGCTGGAAGGCGGGGCGGTTGCGGCCGCTTTCGCCCTGTTGTTGCGCGCTTCGTGCAGTTCGTCGGCCATAAGAAGCGCGGCGAACAGCAGTGCGCGCGACTCGTTCTGCGCGCCTGCAGGCCCCATGGAGGCGATCTTGTCGTCAATCAGCTGGCCAAGTTCGCTGATATGTTCTTCCTCGCCGTCGGCACAGGCGACCGCATATTGGCGTCCACCGATCTTGAGAGTGACGTTGCTCATCATTTCACCCTTATTTCTCCAGAGCGCCGATCAACACATCCAGTTCGGAAAGTGTAAGGCGGACATTCTGGCGCAGGGCTTCGTGGCGGCGGACCAGATCGGCATCCTGTGTATCGGGCGCACGTTTGCTGGCAGCCTCAAGTCGTTCGAGGGCCGCTTCGATTCTGGTGATTGCCTGCAGTGATTGCTCGGGTTGCATGGCATATACCTAGCGCAAAGCACTGTCCGATCATAGATTCAGGTAGGCTATTACTGACAAATCTGCGGAAAAAGCTGTCATCTATCTGACGGTGCCGCGCTTGACGGGGGGGCTTGTGTTGGCAAAGGAGACCCCGCGCCGAATCGCTAGCACCTCAAACCCCTTCAGGCGCATACGCAGGAGCACCCTTCGATGAGCCTCGATCCGTCCCGTCTGGCGCCCATGGCCAATGCCATCCGCGCGCTATCGATGGATGCCGTTCAGGCGGCCAACAGCGGGCATCCGGGCATGCCCATGGGCATGGCCGACGTTGCGGCCGTTCTCTGGTCGCAATACCTGAAGTTCGACCCTTCCGCGCCGCACTGGCCCGATCGCGATCGCTTTGTCCTGTCCGCAGGCCACGGCTCGATGCTGATCTACGCACTGCTGAATCTCAGCGGTTATGCGCGCCCGACGATGGATGACATCCGTAATTTCCGTCAACTCGGCAGCCCATGCGCCGGTCACCCGGAAAACTTCCTGCTCGACGGGGTCGAATGCACGACCGGCCCTCTGGGCCAGGGCCTCGCCATGGCGGTGGGTATGGCTGTTGCAGAACGGCACCTGAATGCGGAATTCGGGGACGATCTGGTCGATCATCGGACCTGGGTTGTCGCCGGTGACGGGTGCCTCATGGAAGGCATCAACCACGAAGCGATCGGCATTGCCGGGCATCTCAAGCTCGGGCGGTTGATCGTGCTGTGGGACGACAACAATATCACGATCGACGGCGGTACCGACCTTTCGACGAGCGAAGACATCAAGGCCCGTTATGCCGCCACCGGTTGGCATGTCGAAAGCTGCGATGGGCATGACTATGCGGATATCGCCCGCGCGATCGATGCGGCGGTGGCTGACAATCGGCCTTCGCTGATCGCCTGCAAAACGCTGATCGGCAAAGGTGCGCCCAACAAGCAGGGGACGTCTGCCACGCACGGATCGCCGCTTGGCGGCGACGAAGTGGCCGCCGCGCGCGAGGCGATGGGATGGACGTCTGCTCCGTTTGAAATTCCGGCGGATGTCGAACTGAATTGGCGTGAAACCGCCGATCATGGCCGCGAAGCGCACCTGCTGTGGCAAGGGCGTCTCGATGGTGCGGGCGCGAAGGCGGATACGTTCCGCAGCTACTTCGCCGATGCCGGTGATACCGCAGGCAAGGCACTGGAGCCGTTCATTGCCGGTCTGGCGAAAGATCCGAAGACGGTTGCCACGCGCAAGGCTTCGGAAATGGCGCTTGGTCCGCTGACCGCCGCGA
This genomic window from Caenibius tardaugens NBRC 16725 contains:
- a CDS encoding DUF2842 domain-containing protein; this translates as MRDKPTLRIPFGILGLLICLTVYILLVAKAVDQIAAWPVLVQTVIYIVLGTIWLLPLKRFLVWMETGSWRIPPGK
- a CDS encoding 5-formyltetrahydrofolate cyclo-ligase translates to MAEISKDALRQIFRNRRRAHVAALPSGTRALLFHRPPRPIVDLIPEGAQIGLYRATPNEAPAAAYARFFQEAGHRIALPRFSARNEPMGFAEFADPFDESDLVQGPYGMAQPPESALAITPDVLFVPLLGFTADGHRLGQGGGHYDRWLEAHPGTIAIGLAWDCQLNDELPLEPHDRHMTAIITPTRLYGPY
- a CDS encoding cell division protein ZapA, with amino-acid sequence MSNVTLKIGGRQYAVACADGEEEHISELGQLIDDKIASMGPAGAQNESRALLFAALLMADELHEARNNRAKAAATAPPSSGPSLAELAPALEQIAQRIENLATRVENT
- the tkt gene encoding transketolase; amino-acid sequence: MSLDPSRLAPMANAIRALSMDAVQAANSGHPGMPMGMADVAAVLWSQYLKFDPSAPHWPDRDRFVLSAGHGSMLIYALLNLSGYARPTMDDIRNFRQLGSPCAGHPENFLLDGVECTTGPLGQGLAMAVGMAVAERHLNAEFGDDLVDHRTWVVAGDGCLMEGINHEAIGIAGHLKLGRLIVLWDDNNITIDGGTDLSTSEDIKARYAATGWHVESCDGHDYADIARAIDAAVADNRPSLIACKTLIGKGAPNKQGTSATHGSPLGGDEVAAAREAMGWTSAPFEIPADVELNWRETADHGREAHLLWQGRLDGAGAKADTFRSYFADAGDTAGKALEPFIAGLAKDPKTVATRKASEMALGPLTAAIPQMIGGSADLTGSNNTKTPSTGPLTAQDYGGRYIYYGIREFAMAAVMNGMSLHGGVIAYGGTFLVFSDYCRNAIRMSALQQTETVYVLTHDSIGLGEDGPTHQPVEHVMSLRLIPNLNVYRPADVIETAECWALALQTPGTPSVLALTRQNLPQLRGEGDENWTSASNRSARGAYRLRAAKAERRVILIATGSEVPLAVDVADQLEARGIGADVVSMPCMELFEQQDEAYRDDILPDVPSSQLLKVSIEAGVTQGWERFTSLKGINIGIDRFGASAPAEELFARFGFSVDAIVPKILEKIDI